A genomic stretch from Vicia villosa cultivar HV-30 ecotype Madison, WI unplaced genomic scaffold, Vvil1.0 ctg.000494F_1_1, whole genome shotgun sequence includes:
- the LOC131629007 gene encoding uncharacterized protein LOC131629007, whose product MDKWKNIPLSKEEEEGVVAEGDEVCGEEIFQRTLAGKLWTEGGFNARAFTSTMINAWKLKNPVETQELGKNLFLFRFATKRDLEYVLKNGSWSFDKNLLVLARVSGEEQPSVLNMHFGSFWIRIYELPLMLRSEAMAKKIGGILGEFEKMDQKEAHKNGRFLRIKVTMDLKLPLKRGTVVKFKEKALRVHFKYERLPTFCFVYGRIGHQLKDCEDLGELSEEGFEHIEEQELYFGLWLRASPLPKVMDEQRKDSSSGNCSRSLFNISSSQSKCGSKGKEKEGEVEVEQRVPLEIQNKGGGKEADASKQTSAQEIESVAESLGVVDISKTGKLLGGNQQLAAKKRKWIRRKSVKKTVIDQQKAAEWELSKRQLIDVMVTDGALEDCGEKKRKQIQEEDKTNANRPEVVLGDQHCLPQ is encoded by the coding sequence ATGGACAAATGGAAGAACATCCCTTtatcaaaggaagaagaagaaggggtTGTAGCGGAAGGTGACGAAGTCTGCGGAGAAGAGATCTTTCAAAGGACCCTTGCTGGGAAGCTATGGACAGAAGGCGGTTTCAATGCTAGGGCGTTCACAAGCACTATGATAAACGCATGGAAACTCAAGAATCCTGTAGAAACGCAAGAGCTGGGCAAAAACCTATTCCTCTTTCGTTTTGCTACAAAGAGGGATTTGGAATATGTGTTGAAAAATGGCTCGTGGAGTTTCGACAAGAACCTATTGGTCTTGGCTCGTGTGTCGGGTGAAGAGCAACCGTCGGTGCTGAATATGCATTTTGGATCGTTTTGGATTCGAATCTATGAGCTTCCTCTTATGCTCAGATCTGAGGCCATGGCGAAGAAAATTGGCGGTATCTTAGGAGAGTTTGAAAAGATGGATCAGAAGGAAGCTCACAAGAATGGACGGTTTCTGCGAATCAAAGTGACGATGGACTTAAAGCTACCACTTAAAAGAGGAACAGTTGTCAAATTCAAAGAGAAAGCTCTCAGGGTCCATTTCAAATATGAGCGTCTGCcaacattttgttttgtttatggaaGAATAGGGCACCAGTTAAAGGATTGTGAAGATCTTGGAGAGTTGAGTGAAGAAGGTTTCGAGCATATTGAGGAACAAGAGCTCTATTTTGGTCTATGGCTCAGAGCATCACCACTGCCAAAAGTCATGGATGAACAAAGAAAGGACTCTAGCTCCGGGAATTGCAGTAGGAGTCTTTTCAACATTTCATCGAGTCAAAGCAAATGTGGCTCTAAGGGAAAGGAGAAGGAGGGAGAAGTGGAAGTGGAGCAGAGGGTTCCTTTAGAAATACAGAATAAAGGAGGAGGAAAAGAGGCAGATGCTTCGAAACAAACGAGCGCACAAGAGATTGAATCCGTGGCTGAATCTCTAGGGGTAGTAGATATCTCCAAAACGGGGAAGTTATTGGGAGGGAACCAACAGTTAGCAGCTAAGAAAAGGAAGTGGATAAGAAGGAAAAGTGTTAAGAAGACCGTTATAGATCAACAGAAGGCGGCTGAGTGGGAGTTGAGCAAGAGGCAGCTAATAGACGTTATGGTTACTGATGGAGCTTTGGAAGACTGTGgtgaaaaaaagagaaaacagatCCAGGAGGAAGATAAGACTAATGCAAATAGACCAGAGGTAGTGTTAGGGGACCAACACTGCCTTCCCCAATGA